A genomic stretch from Bacillota bacterium includes:
- a CDS encoding FliA/WhiG family RNA polymerase sigma factor, producing the protein MRAQARVQELWERYKGSGDPAAREELAVGYLPLVKFVAGRVRMTLPAFVDEDDLVGYGVLGLLDAMGKFDPSRGVKFETYAVTRIRGAILDGLRALDWVPTHVRQRVRELQGVYARLEGQLGRPATDEEVAAEMGVTPSELSQRITEAACTSLVSLEGLWAAEQREGPVLSSLPDREAPDPVEMAEWEERKEVLAWAIERLPERERLIITLFYYEGLTLKEIARLLGVSPGRVSQLHAQAMLRLRAGLERAEREGISRTLGTREGR; encoded by the coding sequence ATGAGGGCCCAGGCCCGGGTTCAGGAACTGTGGGAACGGTACAAGGGCTCCGGGGACCCGGCAGCCCGCGAGGAGCTGGCAGTCGGCTACCTGCCCCTGGTCAAATTCGTGGCGGGACGGGTGCGCATGACCCTGCCCGCCTTCGTCGATGAGGACGACCTGGTGGGATACGGGGTGCTGGGCCTGCTGGACGCCATGGGCAAGTTCGACCCCTCCCGGGGGGTGAAGTTCGAGACGTATGCGGTGACCCGCATCCGGGGCGCCATCCTGGACGGGTTGCGGGCCCTGGACTGGGTTCCTACCCACGTCCGCCAGCGCGTGAGGGAATTGCAGGGGGTGTATGCCCGGCTGGAAGGGCAGCTGGGGCGCCCGGCCACTGACGAAGAGGTGGCGGCGGAAATGGGGGTAACCCCGTCCGAGCTGTCCCAGCGCATCACCGAGGCGGCATGTACCTCCCTGGTGTCCCTGGAAGGCCTGTGGGCGGCAGAGCAGCGAGAGGGGCCGGTGCTTTCCTCCCTGCCCGACCGGGAAGCGCCCGATCCGGTGGAGATGGCGGAGTGGGAGGAACGCAAGGAAGTCCTGGCCTGGGCCATCGAACGGCTGCCCGAGCGGGAGAGGCTCATCATCACCCTTTTCTACTATGAAGGGCTGACTCTCAAGGAGATCGCCCGCCTGCTGGGCGTCTCGCCCGGACGGGTTTCTCAGCTGCACGCCCAGGCCATGCTGCGGCTTAGAGCCGGCCTGGAACGTGCCGAGCGGGAAGGCATATCGCGCACCCTCGGCACCCGCGAGGGGAGGTGA
- a CDS encoding PilZ domain-containing protein, whose amino-acid sequence MGGGPRESPDGTRVHEGGRTRQGDVLREGQRAILKLGTEGRMYVVRIEEVREDALVLSAPICLGQVVCLEPGASVEVEYHRYGSMYGFQTTVQDFRPGHLPLITVMRPAEIRKVQRREHVRWPVLLPVVVAGPGGDGEVEGRAVDLSGGGLAANLPGEWEEGQEVRVRLYLHPDHLREVVEAMARVVRVWRPEIPGAEGACAARRGTPPRLRVAFEFTRIAPASREAIIRYIFARQREFLRAGLAGRDRGAG is encoded by the coding sequence ATGGGCGGGGGCCCCCGGGAGTCACCTGATGGGACCCGGGTGCACGAGGGAGGCCGCACGAGGCAGGGGGACGTGCTGCGGGAGGGGCAGCGGGCCATCCTGAAGCTGGGTACCGAGGGCCGGATGTACGTGGTGAGGATCGAAGAGGTACGCGAAGACGCCCTGGTCCTCTCCGCGCCCATCTGCCTGGGCCAGGTGGTGTGCTTGGAACCGGGTGCCAGCGTGGAAGTGGAGTACCACCGGTACGGCAGCATGTACGGCTTCCAGACCACGGTGCAGGATTTCCGTCCCGGCCACCTTCCCCTCATCACGGTGATGCGCCCGGCCGAGATCCGCAAGGTCCAGCGCCGGGAACACGTGCGCTGGCCGGTGCTCCTTCCCGTGGTGGTGGCCGGCCCGGGCGGGGACGGGGAAGTGGAGGGACGGGCGGTGGACCTGAGCGGGGGAGGGCTGGCGGCGAACCTGCCGGGGGAGTGGGAGGAGGGTCAGGAGGTGCGGGTGCGGCTTTACCTGCACCCGGACCATCTGCGGGAGGTCGTAGAGGCCATGGCCCGGGTGGTGCGGGTATGGCGCCCGGAAATCCCGGGTGCCGAAGGGGCGTGTGCCGCCCGGCGGGGGACGCCGCCCCGCCTGCGGGTGGCCTTCGAGTTCACGCGCATCGCCCCCGCTTCCCGGGAGGCCATCATCCGGTACATATTCGCCCGGCAACGGGAGTTCCTGCGCGCGGGGCTCGCGGGGCGGGACAGGGGGGCGGGATGA
- the flhA gene encoding flagellar biosynthesis protein FlhA, with amino-acid sequence MAMAKQGDLALAAGMVLVLAMLVVPVPPLLLDLLLSFNLAFSLLVLLATTYLLRPLDLGAFPSLLLVLTLFRLSLTVASTRLILLHGAAGQVIGRFGEFVIGASPAVGIVVFLILVLVQFLVITRGAERIAEVAARFTLDAMPGKQMAIDADLHAGNITEEEARERRRLIEREADFFGAMDGASKFVRGDAIAALVVMAIDVVGGLLVGVLQRGMAAGDALQLYALLTVGQGLAVQIPALLISTAAGMVVTRSASGASLGEELGTQVLGYPRALGIAAVVVAIMGLVPGLPHLPFLALGAALGGLTVTIRNRRRRDEAEEERRQREEELEAMRRPESIFSLMRVDPLEVELGYSLIPLADARQGGDLLERVVMIRRQVALELGVVIPPVRVRDNIGGLGPNSYSIKVRGVEIQGGELYPNRLLAMNPGEAGESLEGIPTREPAFGLPALWISREDRDRAELAGYTVVEPSAVLATHLTEVIRGNAHLLLGRQEVRDMLDALKETHAALVEELVPGLLTLGEVQKVLANLVGEGVSIRDLVLIAETLADHARATRDTEFLTEMCRQALARVITHQFGLDRGPRPVATLHPDAEKAILEGVEAAGGGLSALDAASLQGLGRSLAAAAARVAGRGHPPVLLCQAVARPHVRRLVEKLVPRMTVLSYAELDEKAEIEPVATVTLSEES; translated from the coding sequence ATGGCGATGGCTAAGCAGGGCGACCTGGCCCTGGCCGCGGGCATGGTGCTGGTACTGGCCATGCTGGTGGTGCCCGTGCCTCCCCTGCTGCTGGACCTCCTGCTCTCATTCAATCTCGCTTTCTCCCTGCTGGTCCTGCTGGCCACCACCTACCTGCTCCGCCCTCTCGACCTGGGCGCGTTCCCCTCCCTGCTCCTGGTGCTGACCCTGTTCCGGCTTTCCCTCACCGTGGCGTCCACCCGGCTCATCCTGCTCCACGGGGCGGCCGGGCAGGTGATCGGTCGCTTCGGCGAGTTCGTCATCGGTGCCAGCCCGGCCGTGGGCATCGTGGTGTTCCTCATCCTGGTCCTGGTGCAGTTCCTGGTAATCACCCGGGGCGCGGAGCGCATCGCTGAGGTGGCGGCCCGGTTCACCCTGGATGCCATGCCCGGCAAGCAGATGGCCATAGATGCCGACCTCCATGCCGGCAACATCACCGAGGAGGAGGCGCGCGAAAGGCGGCGGCTGATAGAGCGGGAGGCTGACTTCTTCGGCGCCATGGACGGTGCCTCCAAGTTCGTGCGGGGCGATGCCATCGCCGCCCTGGTGGTGATGGCGATCGACGTGGTGGGCGGCCTGCTGGTGGGTGTCCTGCAGAGGGGAATGGCCGCGGGGGACGCCCTCCAGCTGTATGCCCTGCTCACGGTGGGGCAGGGCCTGGCCGTCCAGATACCGGCCCTGCTCATCTCCACTGCCGCCGGCATGGTGGTAACCCGCTCCGCCTCGGGGGCCAGCCTGGGGGAAGAGCTGGGGACTCAGGTGCTGGGATACCCCCGCGCCCTGGGGATTGCGGCGGTGGTGGTGGCCATCATGGGCCTGGTCCCCGGGCTCCCCCACCTGCCCTTCCTGGCGCTGGGTGCCGCCCTGGGAGGGCTGACCGTCACCATCCGCAACCGCCGCCGGCGGGACGAGGCCGAGGAGGAGCGGCGCCAGCGGGAGGAAGAGCTGGAAGCCATGCGCCGGCCCGAGAGCATCTTCAGCCTGATGCGGGTCGACCCCCTGGAGGTGGAGCTCGGATATTCCCTCATTCCCCTTGCGGACGCCCGCCAGGGCGGTGACCTGCTGGAGCGGGTGGTCATGATCAGGCGCCAGGTGGCCCTGGAGCTGGGTGTGGTGATCCCGCCCGTGCGGGTGCGGGACAACATCGGCGGCCTGGGTCCCAACTCGTACAGCATCAAGGTGCGGGGCGTGGAGATCCAGGGCGGCGAGCTGTATCCCAACCGCCTGCTGGCCATGAATCCGGGCGAGGCCGGGGAGAGCCTGGAGGGGATTCCCACCCGGGAGCCGGCCTTCGGCTTGCCCGCCCTCTGGATATCCCGGGAGGACCGGGATCGGGCCGAGCTGGCCGGCTACACGGTGGTGGAGCCTTCGGCCGTGCTGGCCACCCACCTGACGGAAGTGATCCGGGGCAACGCCCACCTCCTCCTGGGCAGGCAGGAGGTGCGGGACATGCTGGACGCCCTCAAGGAGACCCATGCCGCCCTGGTGGAAGAGCTCGTTCCGGGACTGCTTACCCTGGGGGAAGTGCAGAAGGTGCTGGCCAACCTGGTGGGGGAGGGCGTGTCAATTCGCGACCTGGTGCTCATCGCCGAAACCCTGGCCGATCACGCCCGTGCCACCCGCGATACCGAGTTCCTCACGGAGATGTGCCGGCAGGCGCTGGCCCGGGTCATCACCCACCAGTTCGGCCTGGATCGCGGCCCTCGCCCCGTCGCCACCCTCCACCCCGACGCGGAAAAGGCCATCCTGGAAGGCGTGGAGGCGGCGGGGGGAGGGTTGTCGGCGCTGGATGCAGCCTCGTTGCAGGGGCTGGGCCGGTCCCTGGCGGCCGCGGCAGCCCGGGTGGCCGGGCGGGGCCACCCTCCCGTGCTGCTCTGCCAGGCGGTGGCCCGTCCCCACGTGCGCCGGCTGGTGGAGAAGCTGGTGCCCCGCATGACCGTGCTCTCCTATGCGGAGCTGGATGAGAAGGCCGAGATCGAGCCGGTGGCCACGGTGACCCTTTCTGAAGAGAGCTGA
- a CDS encoding EscU/YscU/HrcU family type III secretion system export apparatus switch protein translates to MTFDLQLFADDRPFPATPRKRQEARRRGQVFRSQEATAAAVTVAVLVSCRYLLPLTARAWRDMVRALWSRPLPELSWENLGLVLVPAGKVLALGALPLMGVALTAGLVVNLGQVGFLFTGGPLSFDLGRLDPVRGLGRLLSRRSLAELLKGFLKVTIVGYVCYLTVSARREVLATLPLVSLGEALRAAAEMAYRMVLWAGGGFVVLAVADWFYQRWEYEVSLRMSRQELKEELRQAEGNPELRARIRRRQREISRMRMLSDVARADVVVRNPTTYAVALRYDPAGMDAPVVVAKGKGHVALRIIALARKHWVTVVENRQLAQSLYRLVDVGQAIPPQLYQAVAEVLAFVYRLTGRRMGGDEDGDG, encoded by the coding sequence GTGACCTTCGACCTGCAGCTTTTCGCCGACGACAGGCCGTTTCCGGCCACCCCGCGCAAGAGACAGGAGGCCCGCAGGCGGGGCCAGGTGTTCCGGAGCCAGGAGGCCACCGCTGCCGCCGTGACGGTGGCGGTGCTGGTGAGCTGCCGCTACCTTCTCCCCCTGACGGCCCGGGCATGGCGGGACATGGTCCGCGCCCTGTGGAGCCGTCCCCTGCCCGAGCTGAGCTGGGAGAATCTGGGCCTGGTGCTGGTTCCAGCGGGGAAGGTCCTGGCGCTGGGGGCGCTTCCCCTCATGGGAGTGGCGCTCACGGCGGGCCTGGTGGTGAACCTGGGGCAGGTGGGGTTCCTCTTTACCGGCGGTCCCCTCTCCTTCGATCTCGGCCGGCTCGACCCGGTGCGCGGGTTGGGGCGGCTGCTCTCCCGGCGAAGCCTGGCCGAGCTGCTGAAGGGGTTCCTCAAGGTGACCATCGTGGGGTACGTGTGCTACCTCACGGTCTCCGCCCGGCGGGAGGTCCTGGCCACCCTGCCCCTGGTCTCCCTGGGAGAAGCCCTGCGCGCCGCCGCCGAAATGGCGTACCGCATGGTGCTGTGGGCGGGGGGTGGGTTCGTGGTCCTGGCGGTCGCCGACTGGTTCTATCAGCGCTGGGAGTACGAGGTCAGCCTGCGCATGTCCCGGCAGGAGCTCAAGGAAGAGCTCCGCCAGGCCGAGGGGAACCCGGAGCTGCGGGCCCGCATCCGGCGCCGGCAGCGGGAGATCAGCCGCATGCGCATGCTGTCCGACGTGGCCCGGGCAGATGTGGTGGTGCGCAACCCCACCACCTACGCGGTGGCCCTGCGCTACGACCCCGCCGGCATGGACGCCCCCGTGGTGGTGGCCAAGGGCAAGGGGCACGTGGCGCTACGCATCATCGCCCTGGCCCGCAAGCACTGGGTGACGGTGGTGGAAAACAGGCAACTGGCCCAATCCCTGTACCGCCTGGTGGACGTGGGGCAGGCCATCCCGCCCCAGCTCTACCAGGCGGTGGCGGAGGTGCTGGCCTTCGTGTACCGGCTCACGGGACGCCGGATGGGAGGTGATGAGGATGGCGATGGCTAA
- the fliR gene encoding flagellar biosynthetic protein FliR codes for MAVLETLAGGIPVFFLVLMRLTGLFLAAPFWSSRMFPAAVKISLCLFLAVVLLPTVDGSRVPASAVPLALAGAGELAWGALAGFAASLCFAAVQMAGYYLDFELGVGIANVVDPTFGAPVPVAGTFLYLVCLVVFLGADGHHLLLAALVRSLQIIPPGAVVLTPAAAQGLVVQAGAMFVLGLQLAAPLVVPMFLANLALGLVSRTVPQMNIFVVGLPLKSWLGVLFLALALPAYVSAFGGWQQRVAEALLRVMTPAPGGGMP; via the coding sequence GTGGCGGTGCTGGAGACCCTGGCGGGCGGGATACCTGTCTTCTTCCTGGTGCTCATGCGCCTGACCGGGCTCTTCCTGGCCGCCCCCTTCTGGTCGAGCCGCATGTTCCCGGCTGCGGTGAAGATTTCCCTCTGCCTGTTTCTGGCCGTCGTCCTCCTCCCCACGGTGGACGGCTCTCGCGTGCCCGCATCTGCGGTTCCTCTGGCCCTGGCCGGGGCCGGGGAGCTGGCCTGGGGGGCCCTGGCGGGATTTGCGGCCTCTCTGTGCTTCGCCGCCGTGCAGATGGCGGGATACTATCTGGACTTCGAGCTGGGCGTGGGCATCGCCAACGTGGTCGATCCCACCTTCGGGGCGCCCGTGCCGGTGGCCGGTACCTTCCTGTACCTCGTGTGCCTGGTCGTCTTCTTGGGGGCGGACGGACACCACCTCCTGCTGGCGGCCCTGGTGCGCAGCCTGCAGATCATCCCCCCGGGTGCGGTGGTGCTGACTCCGGCGGCCGCACAGGGCCTGGTGGTCCAGGCGGGGGCCATGTTCGTACTGGGGCTCCAGCTGGCAGCCCCCCTGGTGGTGCCCATGTTCCTGGCCAACCTGGCCCTGGGACTGGTCTCGCGCACGGTCCCCCAGATGAACATCTTCGTGGTGGGCCTGCCCCTCAAGAGCTGGCTGGGGGTGCTGTTCCTGGCCCTCGCCCTGCCCGCCTATGTGTCAGCCTTCGGAGGTTGGCAGCAAAGGGTGGCGGAGGCATTGCTGCGGGTGATGACTCCCGCTCCGGGAGGTGGAATGCCGTGA
- the fliQ gene encoding flagellar biosynthesis protein FliQ yields MTDGWAMALGRDALMTVLLVGAPVFALSMGVGLLVSLIQATTQLHEQTLAFVPKIVAVFVGFLLFGGWMLRVLVAFVQRAFAQMGAVP; encoded by the coding sequence ATGACCGACGGGTGGGCGATGGCGTTAGGGCGGGATGCCCTGATGACCGTGCTGCTGGTGGGGGCACCCGTGTTCGCCCTGAGCATGGGGGTGGGTCTCCTGGTCAGCCTGATCCAGGCCACCACCCAGCTCCACGAGCAGACTCTGGCCTTCGTGCCCAAGATCGTGGCGGTTTTCGTGGGATTCCTCCTATTCGGGGGATGGATGCTGCGGGTGCTGGTGGCATTCGTGCAGCGGGCCTTCGCCCAGATGGGCGCAGTCCCATAG
- the fliP gene encoding flagellar type III secretion system pore protein FliP (The bacterial flagellar biogenesis protein FliP forms a type III secretion system (T3SS)-type pore required for flagellar assembly.), which yields MALAYASARYFGRLNLPRGNHLRLVETMPLGGNRYLCLVRFGDRWMLLGVGDGVSLLAETAAGEETAPAPAGRPFAEMLRRLVSHRGQGMMLGLVLLAVGGVVLGSVLGCPGVALAQPALPAPGHQDSWPFPRVTVGVEPGGGPGGLTLTVQILLLLTVLSLAPAILIMVTSFTRVVVVLSFLRSALALQQTPPNQVLIGLALFLTVFIMAPVWQTVNRDALQPYLAGEIDQTQALTRAQAPLRDFMLRQTRQADLSLFLRLGGQPRPERPEDVPLWTLVPAFATSELKTAFQMGFILFVPFLVIDMVVASTLMSMGMLMLPPMMVSLPFKLLLFVLVDGWDLLVRSLVTSFH from the coding sequence ATGGCACTGGCGTATGCTTCGGCCCGCTACTTCGGGCGGCTGAACCTCCCCCGGGGCAACCACCTGCGCCTGGTGGAGACCATGCCCCTGGGGGGCAACCGCTACCTGTGCCTGGTGAGGTTCGGGGACCGCTGGATGCTGCTGGGCGTGGGGGACGGGGTATCCCTCCTGGCGGAGACCGCTGCCGGCGAAGAGACGGCACCCGCTCCGGCCGGCAGGCCCTTCGCCGAGATGCTGCGCCGGCTCGTCTCTCACCGGGGGCAGGGTATGATGCTGGGACTCGTGCTGCTGGCCGTAGGGGGTGTGGTGCTGGGTTCGGTGCTGGGATGCCCGGGGGTGGCCCTTGCCCAGCCGGCCCTTCCCGCGCCGGGGCATCAGGACAGCTGGCCCTTCCCCCGGGTCACCGTGGGGGTCGAGCCCGGCGGCGGGCCGGGCGGCCTGACCCTTACCGTGCAGATCCTGCTCCTGCTCACCGTGCTCTCGCTGGCCCCCGCCATCCTGATCATGGTGACCTCCTTCACCCGGGTGGTGGTGGTGCTCTCCTTCCTGCGCAGCGCCCTTGCCCTGCAGCAGACGCCCCCGAACCAGGTGCTCATTGGCCTGGCCCTTTTCCTCACCGTCTTCATCATGGCCCCGGTCTGGCAGACCGTGAACCGGGATGCCCTGCAACCCTATCTGGCGGGGGAGATCGATCAGACCCAGGCCCTCACCCGGGCCCAGGCGCCGTTGCGGGACTTCATGCTGCGCCAGACCCGGCAGGCCGATCTGTCGCTCTTCCTGCGGCTGGGAGGACAGCCCCGGCCCGAAAGACCCGAGGACGTACCATTGTGGACGCTGGTGCCCGCCTTTGCCACCAGCGAGCTGAAGACTGCCTTCCAGATGGGGTTCATCCTCTTCGTGCCCTTCCTGGTCATCGACATGGTGGTGGCCAGCACCTTGATGTCCATGGGGATGCTGATGCTGCCCCCCATGATGGTGTCCCTGCCCTTCAAGCTCCTTCTCTTCGTACTGGTGGACGGCTGGGACCTGCTGGTGCGGTCCCTGGTGACCTCCTTTCACTGA
- a CDS encoding response regulator has protein sequence MGKEPDGEWEGVRVSYAAGNDLAAVGGNNLAAAAGNNLAVVVEQTRFLRQELVSELARAGWQVVGAAGDGRRGLEMALTHRPGLVVLDLALPDMPGTELIRRIKAEVPWCRVVVCSALVQSRWVQAAVEAGADDFVVKPLDEGRFRAAVGGAVGPVPAERAQRGG, from the coding sequence ATGGGGAAGGAACCCGATGGTGAGTGGGAGGGCGTGCGGGTGAGCTACGCGGCGGGCAACGACCTGGCTGCGGTGGGGGGCAACAACCTGGCCGCGGCGGCGGGCAACAACCTGGCTGTGGTGGTGGAGCAGACCCGTTTCCTCCGCCAGGAGCTGGTCTCCGAGCTGGCGCGGGCGGGCTGGCAGGTGGTGGGTGCGGCGGGCGATGGCCGGCGGGGCCTGGAGATGGCGCTCACCCACCGGCCGGGCCTGGTGGTGCTCGACCTGGCGCTGCCGGACATGCCTGGTACGGAGCTGATCAGGCGCATCAAGGCCGAGGTGCCCTGGTGCCGGGTGGTGGTGTGTTCGGCCCTGGTGCAGTCGCGGTGGGTGCAGGCGGCGGTGGAGGCGGGTGCGGACGACTTCGTGGTGAAGCCGCTGGATGAGGGCAGGTTCCGGGCGGCGGTGGGCGGTGCAGTCGGCCCGGTGCCGGCCGAGCGGGCCCAGCGGGGTGGATAG
- the fliM gene encoding flagellar motor switch protein FliM, whose product MEVLSQKEVDDLLQALASGKLGGQPAQREGPVIRPTVRVYDFRRPDKFSKDHLRTLQMVHENFARVWTTVLSAHLRTMARVTLDAVEQLTYGEFLTSVRSPSVLCLVSMEPLPGRQMVDVHPALAFPLIDRLLGGLGAGEAGERALTDIEVTVMERVFGGMLSALAEAWQGLVALKPRLDSIETNPLFAQVIPPNEVAAVITFTAMLGETGGSLRLCLPYSSLKSVLGQLTSHRWAGGGEIAAPASNGANLQDVRVDMSVRLGKATLTIGQLLNLERGDVVRLGQPVGEPLTVYLGTRPAFRVRPGRVGNRAAVQVVKVLAAREAEDDE is encoded by the coding sequence GTGGAAGTACTCTCCCAGAAAGAGGTGGACGATCTGTTGCAGGCCCTGGCCTCCGGGAAGCTGGGGGGCCAGCCGGCCCAGCGGGAAGGACCCGTCATCAGGCCGACCGTGCGGGTGTACGACTTCCGTCGACCGGACAAGTTCTCGAAGGATCACCTGCGCACCCTGCAGATGGTGCACGAGAACTTCGCCCGCGTGTGGACCACCGTTCTGTCCGCCCACTTGCGCACCATGGCCCGGGTGACCCTGGATGCGGTGGAGCAGCTCACCTATGGCGAGTTCCTCACCTCTGTGCGCAGTCCCTCGGTGCTGTGCCTGGTGAGCATGGAACCCCTACCGGGCCGACAGATGGTGGACGTCCACCCCGCCCTGGCCTTCCCGCTCATCGATCGCCTGCTGGGGGGCCTGGGCGCGGGAGAGGCAGGGGAGCGGGCCCTCACCGACATCGAGGTGACGGTGATGGAGCGGGTCTTTGGGGGCATGCTCTCGGCCCTGGCGGAGGCGTGGCAGGGCCTGGTGGCGCTGAAACCACGGCTGGACTCCATTGAAACCAATCCCCTGTTTGCCCAGGTGATTCCGCCCAACGAGGTGGCGGCGGTCATCACCTTCACCGCCATGCTGGGAGAAACAGGGGGGTCGCTGCGCCTGTGCCTGCCGTACTCGTCCCTGAAGTCGGTGCTGGGACAGCTTACTTCCCACCGCTGGGCGGGAGGGGGGGAGATTGCGGCGCCAGCGTCCAATGGGGCCAACCTCCAGGACGTGCGGGTGGACATGTCGGTGCGACTGGGGAAGGCCACGCTCACCATAGGCCAGCTGCTCAACCTCGAGCGGGGAGACGTGGTCAGGCTGGGCCAGCCGGTGGGTGAACCGCTCACCGTGTATCTGGGGACCCGCCCGGCTTTCCGGGTGCGGCCGGGCCGGGTGGGAAACCGGGCGGCGGTGCAGGTGGTGAAGGTGCTGGCAGCAAGGGAGGCGGAGGACGATGAGTAA
- a CDS encoding flagellar basal body-associated FliL family protein, which produces MRKARVGKLVMWVLVGVVALGAMGGVSYLVATRLVASPPRQVASTAGEAVLYHAGKYLTNLRDNGGRRYISVDITLELSTGRMSKELESKKVLLEHTIISVLRDKTYGELEGEDGMLGLARDLADRINGILESGKVQRIFFTEFLIQ; this is translated from the coding sequence GTGAGGAAGGCGCGCGTGGGAAAGCTGGTCATGTGGGTGCTGGTGGGGGTGGTGGCCCTGGGAGCCATGGGGGGCGTCTCCTATCTGGTGGCGACTCGCCTGGTGGCGTCCCCACCCCGGCAGGTGGCGAGTACGGCAGGAGAGGCGGTGCTTTACCATGCCGGGAAATACCTCACCAACCTGCGGGACAACGGCGGGCGCCGCTACATCAGCGTGGACATCACCCTGGAGCTGTCCACCGGGCGCATGAGCAAGGAATTGGAGAGCAAGAAGGTGCTGCTGGAGCACACCATCATATCCGTGCTGCGCGACAAGACGTACGGGGAGCTGGAAGGTGAAGACGGGATGCTGGGCCTGGCCCGGGACCTGGCCGACCGCATCAACGGCATTCTGGAGTCGGGGAAGGTGCAGCGCATCTTCTTCACCGAGTTCCTGATTCAGTAG
- a CDS encoding flagellar hook protein FlgE has product MLRSLFAGVSGLRNHQIRMDVIGNNIANVNTVGFKAGRATFREMFSQLLSAASAPQEGRGGTNPLQVGLGVSLASIDTLHEQGNLESTGVATDLAIDGAGLFVVSDGQQRFYTRAGAFSWDDSYNLVTPSGLKVLGWLAQNGALPASRTGVDLKPISLSDVQSIPARTTGEIKFARNLDASDMGTYTLSGSSLNLTLSDGTTSVTRKVTFELSPTSEFNKWRWHLAGDGVQFSEADGYIWFDDAGQVDRVTNLAGTNLPDSSGDGRPDVTVSDTATPTLLDYINFPAGGAKTSWTISGTNAPSQEITATYADARRVTSITAIGAKGETYSVITTFTKVDDNVWNWAAAVKGSAGENIPVTSGTGSGQVVFDVTGKVDRVTGDQLGFQVAGYAPLSVTMNFYGLTQYATGYTALASEQNGYGPGELMSVTVDTKGVVMGSYSNALSCPLAQVALASFSNPAGLVKRGEALFQESANSGEPQVGDPGTGGRGTIAPGSLEMSNVDLAQEFTNLIITERGFQANSRVITTADEMLQDLVNLKR; this is encoded by the coding sequence ATGTTGAGGTCCCTGTTCGCAGGCGTATCGGGTCTGCGCAATCACCAGATCCGCATGGATGTGATCGGCAACAACATCGCCAACGTCAACACGGTGGGGTTCAAGGCGGGACGGGCCACCTTCCGGGAGATGTTCAGCCAGCTGCTCTCCGCCGCCTCCGCTCCCCAGGAGGGCCGCGGAGGCACCAATCCCCTGCAGGTGGGCTTGGGCGTGTCCCTGGCCTCCATCGATACCCTGCACGAGCAGGGCAACCTGGAGTCCACCGGAGTGGCCACCGACCTGGCCATCGACGGGGCCGGCTTATTCGTGGTGAGCGACGGCCAGCAGAGGTTCTACACCCGGGCGGGTGCCTTCTCCTGGGACGACAGCTACAACCTGGTGACCCCCTCGGGCCTGAAGGTGTTGGGCTGGCTGGCCCAGAACGGCGCCCTCCCCGCCAGCCGCACCGGCGTGGACCTCAAGCCCATCTCTCTGTCCGACGTGCAGTCCATCCCCGCCCGCACCACGGGCGAGATCAAGTTCGCCCGTAACCTGGACGCCTCCGACATGGGCACCTACACCCTGTCCGGCAGTTCCCTCAATCTCACCCTGTCCGATGGGACCACCAGCGTCACCCGTAAAGTCACCTTCGAGCTCAGTCCCACCAGTGAGTTCAACAAGTGGCGCTGGCACCTCGCCGGGGACGGTGTCCAGTTCTCCGAGGCCGATGGCTACATCTGGTTCGACGATGCCGGACAAGTGGATCGGGTGACCAATCTGGCCGGTACGAACCTGCCGGACTCGAGCGGCGATGGGAGACCGGACGTCACGGTGTCGGACACAGCCACTCCTACACTCCTCGACTACATCAACTTCCCTGCCGGGGGCGCCAAGACGTCCTGGACCATATCCGGGACCAACGCTCCCAGCCAGGAGATCACGGCCACGTATGCGGATGCCCGCAGGGTGACTTCCATCACTGCCATAGGGGCCAAGGGTGAGACGTACAGCGTGATCACCACCTTCACCAAGGTGGATGACAACGTCTGGAACTGGGCGGCGGCAGTGAAGGGATCGGCCGGTGAGAATATACCGGTTACGAGCGGTACCGGGTCGGGTCAGGTGGTGTTCGATGTCACCGGGAAGGTGGATCGGGTCACGGGGGACCAGCTCGGCTTTCAGGTGGCGGGGTATGCTCCTCTCTCGGTCACCATGAACTTCTACGGGCTAACCCAGTACGCCACGGGCTACACCGCCCTGGCTTCGGAGCAGAACGGTTACGGCCCTGGGGAGCTCATGTCAGTGACGGTGGACACCAAGGGGGTGGTGATGGGGTCGTACTCCAACGCCCTTTCGTGCCCGCTGGCGCAGGTGGCCCTGGCCAGCTTCTCCAACCCGGCGGGGCTGGTGAAGCGGGGGGAGGCCCTGTTCCAGGAGTCGGCCAACTCCGGTGAGCCCCAGGTGGGCGATCCGGGGACGGGCGGCCGCGGCACCATCGCGCCGGGTTCTCTGGAGATGTCCAACGTGGATCTGGCCCAGGAGTTCACCAACCTGATCATCACCGAGCGCGGGTTCCAGGCCAACTCGCGGGTGATCACCACCGCGGACGAGATGCTGCAGGACCTGGTGAACCTCAAGCGGTAA